The Virgibacillus phasianinus genome includes a window with the following:
- a CDS encoding DnaD domain-containing protein produces the protein MNYIKQLNEFHFRIDLEPISVNARSLWYTLTDINNKLCWREEFTVAASKLSDKAGLTESSFKRARKELEENGYIQVTSRNGNQSALYKMVCLYANAVNKTNAPDPQHMQKVDHNLDGNLDALTKQKQKRKQNNTTNTTTTDAVVFFQDNFGLINPYVANDIIQWVSDAGEPIVLHAMKRALEQGKGNWGYVKGILQAWAKKGITEVEAAQEEEKNFRVGRERKPRSYGGSGTVISEVIPDWFREQKRKKRKQVVEMVEVMDPVAEKEEVERLLAGLRQG, from the coding sequence ATGAATTATATTAAACAGCTGAACGAATTTCATTTTAGAATTGATTTGGAGCCGATTTCGGTTAATGCACGCTCACTATGGTATACATTAACGGATATTAATAATAAATTATGCTGGCGCGAGGAATTTACAGTTGCTGCATCAAAGTTAAGTGATAAAGCAGGATTGACGGAGAGCAGCTTCAAGCGTGCTCGCAAAGAATTAGAGGAAAATGGATATATTCAGGTGACTTCCAGAAATGGAAATCAGTCTGCGTTGTATAAGATGGTTTGTTTATATGCGAATGCGGTTAATAAAACGAATGCCCCTGATCCACAGCATATGCAAAAAGTGGACCACAATCTGGACGGCAACCTGGACGCATTAACTAAACAGAAACAAAAAAGAAAACAAAACAATACAACAAATACAACTACAACAGACGCGGTGGTATTTTTCCAAGATAATTTCGGTTTGATCAATCCGTATGTGGCGAATGACATTATTCAGTGGGTTTCGGATGCAGGCGAACCCATTGTTTTGCATGCGATGAAGCGTGCTTTGGAACAGGGGAAAGGAAATTGGGGATATGTGAAGGGGATTCTCCAGGCGTGGGCCAAAAAGGGAATTACCGAGGTAGAAGCTGCCCAGGAAGAAGAGAAGAACTTTCGTGTTGGGCGTGAGAGGAAGCCGCGTTCGTATGGCGGGAGTGGGACAGTTATTAGTGAAGTGATACCAGATTGGTTTAGGGAACAGAAGCGCAAGAAGCGGAAACAAGTGGTAGAGATGGTGGAAGTGATGGATCCTGTTGCGGAGAAGGAAGAGGTTGAGAGATTGCTGGCGGGGTTGAGGCAAGGATGA
- a CDS encoding DEAD/DEAH box helicase produces the protein MEKIKIKKNVFTYNVDENNKLVKPVDVFKSWIQGYQEKRSRAEEEEGLRFPQYGALNAIRAHWTISNETATIVMPTGTGKTETMFATILSERLKTTLIVVPSNLLRKQIYENVQHFGIFPRIGMVDPSILMPNTTILASIPSNIDELKELVENSNVIVSTMSLLAKFEGSYKEHLSTICDTLIIDEAHHIAASTWSNFKEYFREKKILQFTATPYRDDGKRIAGKLIYNYPLALAQDQGYFKNIEYYPVEEFDELKGDIAIAKRAVEILKKDMDKGNKHIILARAGNRDRAKFLFDNIYSKYYSEFNPVLVISGQPKSVNTSSMKKLREYKCQIVVCVDMFGEGVDIPSLKIAAVHDKYKTLPITLQFIGRFARSKENLGDAKLITNIANDDLKNQMAELFQQDSDWNKLLSVVSTEKIAEEINIHTLLESLDNKDISDIDIYQLQMKISTRMFNYSKSEWLNENWTKVLDPDNAMCYYSKSEKLMVLVEKVESTVAWSTQKAITELDWNLFVIYYDTVNNIIHVNETDQGKGNRLIEAMFPESNRIQGDVIFRILDGVNRLMIGTLGLRNELPGKVSYRMFAGTDVAEGVSNAIRGTSTKSNLFGNGFNGNGKISIGCSYRGKVWSRWIESINYWKNWCNHMSKKVRDNNINPVDILEGSLRGIMVSSFPKGILYKAELANDAELENSPRKGFIVEKSDKIVPLSDCELNINNEKSDNEKLILTLEIQGRKIEFQYSLTEDYFKITKISKTEIFYVSGKTKITAQEYFMNEPPRVWIMGEGKIYSLESNIQVELYGPTSGKFGGKQIFPIDWEQLNVNIKKESQGRHKDSTSIQYSMINHVLQKDDYQIIFDDDGSGEVADIVAIKETNEMIEFDFFHCKYSSKEIPGARTKDLYEVCGQTEKSLRWANDYVSLVERLMYRENRYLAKTGTDSRIEKGSLNDLNTIKNKLKAGKKARINMNIVQPGVQSKIISDEMNIILLACESFLRDTYGSNVVLYCS, from the coding sequence ATGGAGAAAATTAAAATTAAAAAAAATGTGTTTACTTATAATGTTGATGAAAATAATAAACTTGTTAAGCCCGTTGACGTATTTAAATCATGGATTCAAGGTTATCAAGAAAAACGTTCTAGGGCGGAGGAAGAGGAGGGATTGAGGTTTCCTCAATATGGTGCGTTGAATGCAATCAGAGCTCATTGGACAATAAGTAATGAGACTGCCACTATAGTCATGCCAACAGGTACAGGAAAAACGGAGACCATGTTTGCTACAATTCTTTCAGAAAGACTAAAAACAACCCTAATTGTTGTACCCTCAAACTTATTAAGGAAACAAATTTATGAAAATGTCCAGCACTTCGGGATATTTCCAAGGATAGGTATGGTGGACCCATCAATTTTAATGCCTAATACTACCATTTTGGCTAGTATTCCATCAAATATTGATGAACTAAAAGAACTAGTAGAAAATTCAAATGTCATAGTATCGACAATGTCCTTATTAGCTAAATTTGAAGGTTCATATAAAGAGCATTTATCTACAATATGTGACACATTAATTATTGATGAGGCCCATCATATTGCAGCAAGCACGTGGTCTAATTTTAAAGAGTATTTCAGGGAGAAAAAGATACTTCAATTCACCGCTACACCATATAGAGATGATGGGAAGCGAATAGCTGGTAAACTCATATATAACTATCCCTTGGCTTTAGCCCAGGATCAAGGGTACTTCAAAAACATAGAATACTATCCCGTTGAAGAATTTGATGAATTAAAAGGGGATATAGCTATCGCAAAAAGGGCTGTAGAGATCCTAAAAAAAGATATGGATAAAGGAAATAAACATATAATTTTAGCAAGAGCAGGTAATAGGGACAGAGCAAAGTTTCTTTTTGACAATATTTATAGCAAATATTACTCAGAATTTAACCCCGTGTTGGTAATCAGTGGACAACCTAAATCAGTAAATACCTCGTCTATGAAAAAATTACGGGAATACAAATGTCAAATTGTAGTTTGTGTAGATATGTTTGGAGAAGGAGTAGATATTCCTTCCTTAAAGATTGCTGCTGTTCATGATAAGTATAAAACGCTGCCAATAACGCTTCAATTTATCGGTAGGTTTGCACGTTCAAAGGAGAACTTAGGTGATGCCAAGTTAATTACCAATATAGCTAATGATGACCTAAAAAATCAAATGGCAGAATTATTCCAACAGGATTCTGATTGGAACAAACTTCTAAGTGTAGTTTCTACTGAGAAAATTGCCGAGGAGATAAATATACACACCTTGTTAGAAAGTCTAGATAATAAAGATATTTCTGATATAGATATTTATCAATTACAAATGAAAATTAGCACAAGAATGTTTAACTATTCAAAAAGCGAATGGCTTAATGAAAATTGGACAAAAGTTTTAGATCCCGATAACGCTATGTGCTACTATTCAAAATCAGAGAAACTAATGGTTTTAGTTGAAAAGGTTGAATCTACTGTTGCTTGGTCAACTCAAAAAGCTATTACTGAACTAGATTGGAATCTGTTCGTGATTTATTATGATACTGTCAATAACATAATTCATGTTAATGAAACCGATCAAGGAAAAGGAAACAGACTTATTGAAGCCATGTTTCCTGAAAGCAATAGAATTCAAGGTGATGTAATTTTTAGAATACTAGATGGTGTGAATAGATTGATGATTGGAACATTAGGGTTGCGAAATGAACTACCTGGGAAAGTAAGTTATAGAATGTTTGCAGGAACAGATGTGGCTGAGGGAGTTTCAAACGCAATTAGGGGAACATCAACAAAATCAAACCTATTTGGTAATGGCTTTAATGGGAATGGAAAAATTAGCATTGGTTGTTCTTATAGAGGGAAAGTTTGGTCCAGATGGATTGAATCAATAAATTATTGGAAAAATTGGTGTAACCATATGTCAAAGAAAGTTAGAGATAATAATATAAATCCCGTGGATATCTTAGAAGGATCTTTAAGAGGAATAATGGTTTCTTCTTTTCCAAAGGGAATTTTATATAAAGCTGAATTAGCAAATGATGCTGAACTAGAAAATTCACCAAGAAAGGGATTTATTGTAGAAAAAAGTGATAAAATAGTACCCCTATCTGATTGTGAACTGAATATCAATAATGAAAAGAGTGACAATGAAAAGCTCATTTTAACGTTAGAAATTCAAGGTAGAAAAATTGAGTTTCAGTATTCGTTAACCGAAGACTATTTTAAAATTACTAAGATAAGTAAAACGGAAATATTTTATGTATCGGGGAAGACTAAAATCACTGCACAAGAATATTTTATGAATGAGCCTCCAAGAGTTTGGATTATGGGGGAAGGTAAAATATACTCATTAGAGTCAAATATACAGGTGGAATTATATGGACCAACTAGTGGTAAGTTTGGTGGAAAACAAATCTTTCCAATAGATTGGGAACAACTTAATGTTAATATAAAAAAAGAGTCCCAAGGGAGACATAAAGATTCAACCTCAATTCAATATTCTATGATTAATCATGTTTTGCAAAAAGATGACTATCAGATTATTTTTGATGATGATGGTTCCGGAGAAGTTGCTGATATTGTAGCAATTAAGGAAACAAATGAAATGATAGAATTCGACTTTTTCCATTGTAAGTATTCTAGTAAAGAAATTCCAGGTGCGAGAACGAAGGATTTATACGAGGTATGTGGACAAACCGAGAAATCCCTACGTTGGGCAAATGATTACGTGTCATTGGTGGAAAGATTGATGTATAGAGAAAATAGGTATTTGGCGAAAACGGGGACAGATTCTAGAATCGAAAAGGGTTCTCTTAATGACTTGAATACTATCAAAAATAAATTGAAGGCTGGTAAGAAAGCTCGAATAAACATGAATATTGTTCAACCTGGTGTACAAAGTAAAATAATTTCAGATGAAATGAATATTATTTTATTAGCATGTGAATCATTTTTGCGCGATACTTATGGTTCCAATGTAGTTTTGTATTGTAGTTAG
- a CDS encoding amidohydrolase family protein: protein MKDSYLIHAGKIVTISDLGTIYDGGMMISDGKIAEVGDWLTLKKRFPTLQRHDYSDYVITPSLVDCHTHLLEFAPSSLYPITASTHVLAGKSILLHALMSGITALGEQICGHPNSDFAMDDYRSFIKDFPLDISFAATSISIGFDRLAHFTSITKSKSVHQSDLSDPLLVKIMAEQTDYPGENLFINATPANFTPDEVPRAGEIIYSLNELKQIVRIFHEHDKKIGVHVAGVEGIEMALEAGIDVLHHAHGISKKQIEKAALHGVKIVATPLGGTHLEPNSPKNIVELLNNNIDVSIATDSYLPPYQNVEWLPFDDQKLRGPDTLMLIANPGMKQLKENGYDENQILALLTANPAEILGKADRFGRLKKGMDANFLVAKGIPGLEIVDIEDIRKVYFRGEKVVDRG, encoded by the coding sequence ATGAAGGATTCTTATTTGATTCACGCAGGAAAAATCGTAACGATAAGTGATTTAGGGACCATTTATGACGGGGGAATGATGATTAGTGATGGAAAAATAGCTGAAGTTGGAGATTGGCTCACATTAAAAAAACGCTTCCCGACATTGCAGAGACATGACTATTCTGACTACGTTATCACCCCATCTTTGGTAGATTGTCATACACATTTGTTAGAATTCGCCCCTTCATCCCTATACCCAATAACAGCCAGCACGCATGTATTAGCAGGTAAATCGATATTGCTCCATGCTCTAATGTCTGGAATTACGGCCTTAGGTGAACAAATCTGTGGACACCCGAACAGTGATTTTGCGATGGATGATTATCGCAGTTTTATCAAGGACTTCCCACTAGATATTTCATTCGCAGCCACAAGTATTTCCATTGGATTTGATAGATTAGCTCATTTTACGTCGATTACCAAATCAAAATCAGTACACCAGTCCGACCTTTCTGACCCCTTATTAGTGAAAATAATGGCCGAACAAACTGACTACCCAGGAGAAAATCTATTCATCAATGCAACACCGGCTAACTTTACACCTGATGAGGTTCCACGCGCTGGGGAAATCATATACTCCCTGAATGAATTAAAACAAATTGTCAGGATTTTTCACGAACACGATAAAAAAATCGGTGTCCATGTTGCAGGTGTAGAGGGTATAGAAATGGCTCTTGAGGCCGGTATTGACGTGCTTCATCATGCCCACGGTATTTCAAAGAAACAAATAGAAAAGGCTGCATTACATGGTGTAAAAATTGTCGCCACACCGTTAGGAGGGACCCATCTAGAACCAAATTCACCCAAAAACATAGTAGAACTGCTAAATAATAATATCGATGTATCCATCGCAACAGATTCCTATTTACCCCCGTATCAAAATGTTGAATGGCTACCTTTTGACGATCAAAAATTGCGAGGTCCCGACACTCTAATGTTAATCGCCAACCCTGGAATGAAACAGCTAAAGGAAAACGGATATGATGAAAATCAGATTCTTGCATTACTAACAGCAAATCCAGCTGAAATATTGGGTAAAGCTGACCGATTTGGAAGGTTAAAAAAAGGCATGGATGCAAACTTCTTGGTAGCCAAAGGTATCCCTGGATTGGAAATAGTGGATATTGAAGATATAAGAAAGGTTTATTTTCGTGGAGAAAAAGTTGTGGATAGAGGGTAG